From the Cryptomeria japonica chromosome 2, Sugi_1.0, whole genome shotgun sequence genome, one window contains:
- the LOC131052337 gene encoding uncharacterized GPI-anchored protein At4g28100 — MESPKNYFAVIQFLIIRLVFLHSVLATENSSSSVTFQPLNPNTANLIPAIPVQSEIEACPLDLTEGLFSSIKGACKELNRNKCCPVLAAWLYAAHAKTALRSLRLPISEDSPVLPDDSHKCVNNFQSALHGRGIHIPQPNETCDPVLCFCGIRLHQISTLTCPQAFNVSTPLHHVTASPSVRALEDSCRKPTYSGCSTCLTALHQLNEMTEVEEISDRTSRIYSRDCELMGLTWLLAKNKTAYIPTVSAVFKALFYSGLPPHTTTCSANRQKMPLPVDSTQLSENAAGFTTPKAAMMTLVLCIFHVTVKCFSPYW, encoded by the exons ATGGAAAGCCCAAAGAACTACTTTGCTGTCATACAATTTTTGATTATCCGCCTGGTATTTCTGCATTCTGTATTGGCAACCGAAAATAGCAGTAGCAGTGTGACGTTCCAGCCTCTTAATCCCAATACGGCCAATTTGATACCTGCAATACCAGTGCAGTCAGAAATAGAGGCGTGCCCACTGGATCTAACGGAGGGGCTATTTAGCAGTATAAAGGGCGCCTGCAAAGAGTTGAACAGAAACAAATGCTGCCCTGTTTTAGCAGCTTGGTTGTATGCAGCTCACGCGAAGACGGCCCTCAGAAGCCTCCGCTTGCCCATTTCGGAGGATTCCCCTGTTCTTCCTGATGATTCACACAAGTGCGTGAATAATTTCCAGAGCGCCCTGCATGGCCGCGGAATACACATTCCCCAGCCTAATGAAACTTGCGACCCTGTGTTGTGTTTCTGCGGGATAAGGCTGCACCAGATTAGCACCCTAACTTGCCCGCAAGCTTTTAATGTCTCAACCCCCCTGCATCATGTGACCGCATCGCCTTCCGTGCGAGCGCTGGAAGATAGCTGCAGAAAGCCTACCTATTCGGGGTGTTCTACATGTCTCACTGCCCTGCACCAG CTTAATGAAATGACGGAGGTGGAGGAAATCTCAGACAGAACAAGCAGGATTTATAGCCGGGATTGCGAGCTCATGGGGCTGACCTGGTTGTTAGCCAAGAACAAAACAGCCTACATTCCCACTGTTTCGGCTGTTTTTAAGGCCTTATTCTACAGCGGTCTTCCACCCCATACGACCACTTGCAGCGCCAACCGTCAGAAGATGCCTCTCCCCGTCGATTCAACTCAGTTATCCGAAAATGCAGCGGGTTTCACCACTCCAAAGGCAGCTATGATGACTTTGGTACTCTGCATATTCCATGTGACCGTGAAGTGTTTTAGCCCTTACTGGTAA